In the Paralichthys olivaceus isolate ysfri-2021 chromosome 15, ASM2471397v2, whole genome shotgun sequence genome, one interval contains:
- the LOC109635916 gene encoding F-box only protein 40-like, with the protein MSHRSQASRVQQHVHCDSCYSRRCRARVEVSVCCAFIPCRLHCGALFHLCKEEDHLLLCPNVRVPCLNAGYGCPVQLPRSSQAAHLQVCPASVVCCSMEWNRWPAHDAHSYPSPELHENLLREKEQGGCLDLAMALKDQDRLFHSMKMKKLFPELIQSVEEEEKEEERREEERRRERQRQKKASLEKEAAEREASAQTWESFVTLNIQDKDQDEEDEEEEVEVENDPLLSQEEREAIARAPGIDAYDLENYNVWERMFSKEMGGCREAGEASVGGRGQGPTKGKNKGLGTLIEEDATDVCVGATASNTCKQVSRAGTARSTASSSSGTLRKEKFVYECVEPMKIITVRTFKIPTSFSAKQSRIRNPGFYRRESQAVDTSDLGVTLKEMPVWEEIQASLLCSLEKEQRGHLIAESTCTDALLQDEGTQTYNFLSAPFRRNTSLADLIAGKPLELHLQLQVESVTSRHHKASSTFTFLCGHTFQRREYGKHYRNIHSDIQMGVNGWFEQRCPLAYLGCTYSQRRFQPSTHEASVTYNESLGCFSLHATNPVSQADTSHTSADSLPSPGGRGGHAGGGEASLNLLPYEVLCHMVTFLDSLSLSQLALVSQLMRQVCSSLLQDRGMVTLRWERTSDSHGGARWRVKQRVWQFSNLFSPVDAWSFRDVLSISEHLKVCPYYMTESRTDKVLLPRIRKDVQSNASCKGPTLVDLFQHKRIMM; encoded by the exons ATG AGTCATCGCTCTCAAGCGTCCAGGGTGCAGCAGCATGTCCACTGTGACTCCTGCTACAGCCGGCGCTGCAGGGCCCGGGTGGAGGTCTCTGTGTGCTGTGCATTCATCCCCTGCCGCCTGCACTGTGGAGCTCTCTTCCACCTGTGCAAAGAGGAGGATCACCTGCTGCTCTGCCCTAATGTGAGGGTGCCGTGCCTCAATGCGGGGTACGGCTGCCCGGTCCAGCTGCCCCGCTCCTCGCAGGCCGCTCACCTCCAGGTGTGTCCGGCCAGCGTGGTGTGCTGCTCCATGGAGTGGAACCGCTGGCCAGCCCACGATGCTCACTCCTACCCCAGCCCAGAGCTGCACGAAAACCTGCTCAGAGAAAAGGAGCAGGGAGGATGTCTGGACCTGGCCATGGCCCTGAAAGACCAGGACCGCCTGTTTCACTCCATGAAGATGAAGAAACTGTTCCCTGAGCTCATCCAGAgtgtagaggaggaggaaaaagaagaagaaagaagggaggaggagaggaggagggagaggcagagacagaaaaaagcttCCTTggagaaggaggcagcagaaagGGAGGCCAGTGCTCAAACTTGGGAGTCTTTTGTCACGCTTAACATCCAAGACAAGGAtcaagatgaagaagatgaagaagaagaagttgagGTTGAAAATGATCCGTTGTTGagtcaggaggagagagaggccatTGCCAGGGCCCCAGGTATTGATGCTTATGACTTAGAAAACTACAATGTCTGGGAGCGCATGTTCAGTAAGGAGATGGGCGGCTGCAGGGAGGCTGGAGAGGCGTCTGTGGGAGGCAGAGGCCAGGGACCAACTAAAGGGAAAAACAAAGGCCTGGGTACTCTGATTGAGGAAGATgcaacagatgtgtgtgtgggtgcaacAGCATCAAACACCTGCAAACAGGTGAGCAGGGCAGGCACTGCTCGCtccacagcctcctcctccagcgGCACACTGAGGAAGGAGAAatttgtgtatgaatgtgtggagCCCATGAAGATTATCACTGTGCGCACATTTAAAATCCCAACCAGCTTCTCTGCCAAGCAGAGCCGCATCCGCAACCCTGGTTTCTACAGGAGGGAGAGTCAGGCCGTGGACACCAGTGACCTGGGGGTGACGTTAAAGGAGATGCCTGTGTGGGAGGAAATTCAG GCCTCTCTGCTGTGCTCCCtggagaaggagcagagggGTCACCTCATCGCAGAGAGCACGTGCACAGACGCTCTGCTGCAAGACGAAGGCACTCAGACCTACAACTTCCTGTCTGCTCCCTTTCGGAGGAACACGTCGCTGGCCGATCTGATTGCTGGGAAACCGCTGGAGCTGCACCTTCAGCTGCAGGTGGAGAGCGTTACCAGCCGACACCACAAGGCCAGCTCCACCTTCACCTTCCTCTGCGGACACACCTTTCAGCGCAGAGAATATGGCAAACATTATAG GAATATCCACAGTGACATCCAGATGGGTGTGAATGGATGGTTCGAGCAGAGGTGCCCCCTTGCGTACTTGGGCTGCACCTACAGCCAGAGGAGGTTCCAGCCGTCCACACATGAAGCCAGCGTCACCTACAA TGAGAGTCTGGGCTGCTTTAGCCTGCACGCCACCAACCCTGTCTCTCAAGCTGACACTTCCCACACTTCTGCGGACTCCTTACCCTCTcctggagggagaggaggtcatgcaggaggaggagaggcctCTCTGAACTTGCTGCCCTACGAGGTGCTTTGCCACATGGTCACTTTCCTGGacagtctgtccctgtctcaGCTGGCTCTGGTGTCGCAGCTCATGAGGCAGGtgtgctcctctctgctgcaggacaGAGGGATGGTCACCCTTCGCTGGGAGAGAACCAGTGACTCACATGGAGGAGCCAGGTGGAGGGTGAAACAGAGG GTGTGGCAGTTCAGCAACTTGTTCTCTCCTGTGGACGCCTGGAGCTTCCGAGACGTGCTGTCCATTTCGGAGCATCTAAAGGTGTGTCCCTACTACATGACGGAGTCCAGGACAGACAAGGTCCTCCTGCCACGTATCAGAAAAGACGTCCAAAGCAATGCGAGCTGCAAAGGTCCCACTCTGGTCGACTTGTTCCAGCACAAGAGGATCATGATGTAG
- the aifm5 gene encoding apoptosis-inducing factor 3 isoform X1 yields the protein MSGTKPPRQELPDSDPEDTSEELTAVVCLESDLQDGQMMEVEVGHHSVLLTRCEGKYSAIGNQCTHYGAPLSKGVISGHRVRCPWHGSCFNVHTGDLEECPGMDCLPCHKVKIQNSKVYVSVNKKTLRQEKRLKNMGAAVPGVTHTVLLLGGGAASLICAETLRQEYFGGRIIMVTRDDLLPYDKTRLSKVMNVESDSILLRRMEFFHQYDIEVWLRKEALSVDTEKKTVTFDDGSVQSYDQLLVSTGCRAKGLDVPGIELQNVKMLETPEDARQIHSVCLGCNVVLVGTSFVGMEVASYLIDKASSVTVIGSSELPYQNTLGPEIGKVTMMMLSEQNVKFYMNDNVTEVRGVNGKVKEVVLKSGKVIAADVLIVGIGIIPNSEVLRGSNVKMDAKHFVHVDKYMRTNVPDVFCGGDLATFPLAMAKNRMVNIGHWQMAQAHGRIAALNMLNKPTELNTVPFYWTVLLGKTIRYAGYGEGYTEIEIKGKFEDMKFLALYIKNEEVIAVASLNYDPAASAVAERFASGNVITKKEAQSDDLSWLQLS from the exons ATGTCCGGGACCAAACCAC cccGACAAGAGCTTCCAGACTCGGATCCAGAGGACACATCAGAGGAGCTGACAGCTGTGGTTTGTCTTGAGTCAGACCTGCAGGATGGACA GATGATGGAGGTGGAAGTGGGACATCACAGCGTGTTGTTGACGCGCTGCGAGGGCAAGTACAGCGCCATCGGTAACCAGTGTACGCACTATGGCGCTCCGCTCAGCAAAG gggtTATCTCAGGCCACCGAGTACGCTGCCCGTGGCATGGCTCCTGTTTTAACGTCCATACAGGAGATCTGGAGGAGTGTCCTGGCATGGACTGTTTACCCTGCCACAAG GTCAAAATTCAAAACAGCAAAGTGTATGTGTCGGTAAACAAGAAG acTCTCCGGCAGGAAAAAAGATTAAAGAATATGGGAGCTGCAGTACCAGGAGTTACTCACACTGTTCTGCTGCTCGGAGGAG GCGCTGCGTCTCTGATCTGCGCGGAGACTCTACGGCAGGAATACTTTGGCGGCAGAATAATCATGGTCACCAGAGACGACCTCTTACCTTACGACAAAACCCGACTCAGCAAG GTGATGAATGTGGAGAGTGACAGTATTCTGCTGAGGAGGATGGAGTTTTTCCATCAGTACGACATTGAGGTGTGGCTCAGGAAAGAA GCGCTGTCAGTGGACACAGAAAAGAAGACGGTCACATTTGACGATGGTTCAGTCCAGAGCTACGACCAGCTCCTCGTCTCAACAGGCTGCAG AGCAAAGGGTCTGGATGTGCCTGGCATCGAGCTGCAGAATGTCAAGATGTTGGAGACGCCAGAGGACGCAAGACAAATCCACTCAGTCTGTCTGGGCTGCAACGTCGTCCTCGTGGGAACCTCGTTTGTTG GTATGGAAGTTGCTTCTTATTTAATTGACAAAGCCTCCAGTGTCACAGTGATTGGCAGCAGCGAGCTGCCGTACCAGAACACACTGGGTCCCGAAATCGGCAAAGTCACCATGatg ATGCTGTCGGAGCAGAATGTGAAGTTCTACATGAACGATAATGTGACTGAGGTCAGAGGTGTCAACGGAAAG GTGAAGGAGGTCGTGCTCAAAAGTGGAAAAGTTATTGCGGCTGATGTTCTGATTGTCGGCATCG GCATCATCCCAAACTCTGAGGTCCTGAGAGGCAGTAACGTAAAGATGGATGCAAAACACTTTGTACATGTTGACAAA TACATGCGCACCAACGTCCCTGATGTGTTCTGTGGGGGCGACCTCGCCACCTTCCCCCTGGCGATGGCCAAAAACCGAATGGTCAACATCGGACACTGGCAGATGGCACAAGCACATG GGAGAATAGCAGCTCTGAACATGCTGAATAAACCGACTGAACTCAACACAGTTCCTTTCTACTGGACCGTCCTACTGGGTAAAACAATCCGATATGCAG GTTATGGGGAGGGATACACTGAGATTGAGATCAAAGGAAAGTTTGAGGACATGAAGTTTCTGGCATTGTACATCAA GAACGAGGAAGTTATTGCCGTGGCGAGCCTCAACTATGACCCAGCAGCGTCGGCCGTAGCTGAGAGGTTCGCATCAGGAAATGTCATCACGAAGAAAGAGGCTCA ATCAGATGATCTGAGCTGGCTGCAGCTGTCCTGA
- the LOC109635757 gene encoding F-box only protein 40-like isoform X2 — protein sequence MSHRSRASRVQQHVHCDSCYSRRCRARVEVSVCCAVIPCRLHCGALFHLCKEEDHLLLCPNVRVPCLSAGYGCPVQLPRSSQAAHLQVCPASVVCCSMEWLRWPTDDTNPHSNITLQENVLKDNEGQGEALDVAIALADQSELYSRLKMRPLYPEQMEEEEEEEIREEKKEEAAMGEFVNSFTNNDANKENSSCSQNVPETEQNSVGPVLSKEKYNLCDMMFSMERGGCAVAQENLGNPKQNPKPGEKIKAQSAEDLKEAETQDSGVTGLAPWQEGVMERLGQELTPQEYNMYVVHHGRILLAFGKIQACTPREKDFVYGSLEPIPVQTLHSFKIPDSYHYRSRVHLYDTTIRAPTEPRGVDTSDLGVNEEDWFSDEAAATLLGYAEREVMGHKISESRAADCLYIDEGTQTQSFRSAPFKRQTTLAEVMVDRPLRLRLQLQAESVNSRHTRASCAFAFLCGHTFHRREFAAHVRNVHSDIQTCLSGWFEQRCPLAYLGCTYSQRRFQPSTQKATVTYNQQLRIFNLRPTLVDGGGCAEGGEGSLSSLPYEVLCHMASFLDSLSLSQLALVSRLMRQVCSSLLQDRGMVTLRWERATNSHGGARWRAKPVWEFSQLFSSVDSWHMSDIPPMSAHLKVCPHYETCVRSEPVPLPSMSDKQRCTQEERMSLVNLFRGNRW from the exons ATG AGTCATCGCTCTCGAGCGTCCAGGGTGCAGCAGCATGTCCACTGTGACTCCTGCTACAGCCGGCGCTGCAGGGCCCGGGTGGAGGTCTCTGTGTGCTGTGCAGTCATCCCCTGCCGCCTGCACTGTGGAGCTCTCTTCCACCTGTGCAAAGAGGAGGATCACCTGCTGCTCTGCCCTAATGTGAGGGTGCCGTGCCTCAGTGCTGGGTATGGCTGCCCGGTCCAGCTGCCCCGCTCCTCACAGGCCGCTCACCTCCAGGTGTGTCCGGCCAGCGTGGTGTGCTGCTCCATGGAGTGGCTCCGCTGGCCAACCGACgacacaaacccacacagcaACATAACCCTGCAGGAGAATGTGCTGAAGGATAACGAGGGGCAGGGGGAGGCTCTGGATGTGGCCATTGCACTGGCTGATCAGTCAGAGCTCTATAGCCGTCTGAAAATGAGGCCTCTCTATCCAgagcagatggaggaagaagaagaggaggaaataagggaggaaaagaaagaggaggcgGCAATGGGAGAGTTTGTCAATAGTTTCACAAACAATGATGCCAATAAAG AAAACAGTTCCTGCAGCCAAAATGTCCCAGAGACTGAACAGAACAGCGTCGGGCCCGTCCTCAGCAAAGAGAAATACAACCTGTGTGATATGATGTTCAGCATGGAGAGAGGAGGCTGTGCTGTCGCTCAGGAAAACCTGGGTAATCCCAAACAAAACCCAAAACCTGGTGAGAAGATTAAGGCCCAGAGTGCGGAAGATTTAAAGGAGGCTGAGACGCAGGACAGCGGGGTGACGGGGTTGGCCCCGTGGCAGGAGGGTGTGATGGAGCGTTTGGGGCAGGAGCTCACGCCGCAGGAGTACAACATGTATGTGGTGCATCATGGACGCATACTGCTCGCCTTCGGAAAAATCCAGGCCTGCACACCAAGGGAGAAAGATTTCGTCTATGGCAGCCTGGAGCCTATTCCTGTCCAGACACTACACTCTTTTAAG ATCCCAGACAGCTATCACTACAGGAGTCGGGTTCATCTGTACGACACGACTATAAGGGCTCCGACTGAGCCACGTGGCGTGGACACATCAGACCTCGGTGTAAACGAGGAGGACTGGTTCAGTGACGAAGCCGCAGCTACGCTGCTGGGATACGCTGAGAGAGAGGTCATGGGTCACAAG ATCAGCGAGTCCAGGGCAGCCGACTGCCTCTATATTGACGAGGGAACGCAGACACAATCGTTTCGCTCTGCACCATTCAAACGGCAGACGACCCTAGCGGAGGTGATGGTGGACAGGCCGCTGAGGCTTCGTCTGCAGCTGCAGGCAGAGAGCGTGAACAGCAGGCACACCAGAGCCAGCTGCGCCTTCGCCTTCCTCTGCGGGCACACCTTCCACCGAAGAGAGTTCGCTGCACATGTCAG GAACGTCCACAGTGACATCCAGACATGTCTGAGTGGATGGTTCGAGCAGAGATGCCCTCTAGCATATCTGGGCTGCACCTACAGCCAGAGGAGGTTTCAACCGTCCACACAAAAGGCCACCGTCACCTACAA TCAGCAGCTGAGGATCTTCAACTTGCGACCGACCCTCGTAGATGGAGGAGGTTGTGCAGAAGGAGGGGAGGGGTCTCTGAGCTCGCTGCCCTACGAGGTGTTGTGCCACATGGCCAGTTTCCTGGacagtctgtccctgtctcaGCTGGCTCTGGTGTCTCGGCTCATGAGGCAGGtgtgctcctctctgctgcaggacaGAGGGATGGTCACCCTCCGCTGGGAGAGAGCCACCAACTCACATGGAGGAGCCAGGTGGAGGGCCAAACCT GTCTGGGAGTTCAGCCAACTCTTCTCCTCGGTGGACTCGTGGCACATGTCCGACATCCCTCCAATGTCTGCTCATCTAAAAGTCTGTCCACACTATGAGACCTGTGTGCGCAGCGAGCCTGTCCCCCTCCCCAGCATGAGTGACAAACAGAGGTGCACCCAGGAAGAGAGAATGAGTCTCGTCAACCTcttcagaggaaacagatggtag
- the aifm5 gene encoding apoptosis-inducing factor 3 isoform X2, translated as MSGTKPPRQELPDSDPEDTSEELTAVVCLESDLQDGQMMEVEVGHHSVLLTRCEGKYSAIGNQCTHYGAPLSKGVISGHRVRCPWHGSCFNVHTGDLEECPGMDCLPCHKVKIQNSKVYVSVNKKTLRQEKRLKNMGAAVPGVTHTVLLLGGGAASLICAETLRQEYFGGRIIMVTRDDLLPYDKTRLSKVMNVESDSILLRRMEFFHQYDIEALSVDTEKKTVTFDDGSVQSYDQLLVSTGCRAKGLDVPGIELQNVKMLETPEDARQIHSVCLGCNVVLVGTSFVGMEVASYLIDKASSVTVIGSSELPYQNTLGPEIGKVTMMMLSEQNVKFYMNDNVTEVRGVNGKVKEVVLKSGKVIAADVLIVGIGIIPNSEVLRGSNVKMDAKHFVHVDKYMRTNVPDVFCGGDLATFPLAMAKNRMVNIGHWQMAQAHGRIAALNMLNKPTELNTVPFYWTVLLGKTIRYAGYGEGYTEIEIKGKFEDMKFLALYIKNEEVIAVASLNYDPAASAVAERFASGNVITKKEAQSDDLSWLQLS; from the exons ATGTCCGGGACCAAACCAC cccGACAAGAGCTTCCAGACTCGGATCCAGAGGACACATCAGAGGAGCTGACAGCTGTGGTTTGTCTTGAGTCAGACCTGCAGGATGGACA GATGATGGAGGTGGAAGTGGGACATCACAGCGTGTTGTTGACGCGCTGCGAGGGCAAGTACAGCGCCATCGGTAACCAGTGTACGCACTATGGCGCTCCGCTCAGCAAAG gggtTATCTCAGGCCACCGAGTACGCTGCCCGTGGCATGGCTCCTGTTTTAACGTCCATACAGGAGATCTGGAGGAGTGTCCTGGCATGGACTGTTTACCCTGCCACAAG GTCAAAATTCAAAACAGCAAAGTGTATGTGTCGGTAAACAAGAAG acTCTCCGGCAGGAAAAAAGATTAAAGAATATGGGAGCTGCAGTACCAGGAGTTACTCACACTGTTCTGCTGCTCGGAGGAG GCGCTGCGTCTCTGATCTGCGCGGAGACTCTACGGCAGGAATACTTTGGCGGCAGAATAATCATGGTCACCAGAGACGACCTCTTACCTTACGACAAAACCCGACTCAGCAAG GTGATGAATGTGGAGAGTGACAGTATTCTGCTGAGGAGGATGGAGTTTTTCCATCAGTACGACATTGAG GCGCTGTCAGTGGACACAGAAAAGAAGACGGTCACATTTGACGATGGTTCAGTCCAGAGCTACGACCAGCTCCTCGTCTCAACAGGCTGCAG AGCAAAGGGTCTGGATGTGCCTGGCATCGAGCTGCAGAATGTCAAGATGTTGGAGACGCCAGAGGACGCAAGACAAATCCACTCAGTCTGTCTGGGCTGCAACGTCGTCCTCGTGGGAACCTCGTTTGTTG GTATGGAAGTTGCTTCTTATTTAATTGACAAAGCCTCCAGTGTCACAGTGATTGGCAGCAGCGAGCTGCCGTACCAGAACACACTGGGTCCCGAAATCGGCAAAGTCACCATGatg ATGCTGTCGGAGCAGAATGTGAAGTTCTACATGAACGATAATGTGACTGAGGTCAGAGGTGTCAACGGAAAG GTGAAGGAGGTCGTGCTCAAAAGTGGAAAAGTTATTGCGGCTGATGTTCTGATTGTCGGCATCG GCATCATCCCAAACTCTGAGGTCCTGAGAGGCAGTAACGTAAAGATGGATGCAAAACACTTTGTACATGTTGACAAA TACATGCGCACCAACGTCCCTGATGTGTTCTGTGGGGGCGACCTCGCCACCTTCCCCCTGGCGATGGCCAAAAACCGAATGGTCAACATCGGACACTGGCAGATGGCACAAGCACATG GGAGAATAGCAGCTCTGAACATGCTGAATAAACCGACTGAACTCAACACAGTTCCTTTCTACTGGACCGTCCTACTGGGTAAAACAATCCGATATGCAG GTTATGGGGAGGGATACACTGAGATTGAGATCAAAGGAAAGTTTGAGGACATGAAGTTTCTGGCATTGTACATCAA GAACGAGGAAGTTATTGCCGTGGCGAGCCTCAACTATGACCCAGCAGCGTCGGCCGTAGCTGAGAGGTTCGCATCAGGAAATGTCATCACGAAGAAAGAGGCTCA ATCAGATGATCTGAGCTGGCTGCAGCTGTCCTGA
- the LOC109635757 gene encoding F-box only protein 40-like isoform X1, protein MSHRSRASRVQQHVHCDSCYSRRCRARVEVSVCCAVIPCRLHCGALFHLCKEEDHLLLCPNVRVPCLSAGYGCPVQLPRSSQAAHLQVCPASVVCCSMEWLRWPTDDTNPHSNITLQENVLKDNEGQGEALDVAIALADQSELYSRLKMRPLYPEQMEEEEEEEIREEKKEEAAMGEFVNSFTNNDANKAENSSCSQNVPETEQNSVGPVLSKEKYNLCDMMFSMERGGCAVAQENLGNPKQNPKPGEKIKAQSAEDLKEAETQDSGVTGLAPWQEGVMERLGQELTPQEYNMYVVHHGRILLAFGKIQACTPREKDFVYGSLEPIPVQTLHSFKIPDSYHYRSRVHLYDTTIRAPTEPRGVDTSDLGVNEEDWFSDEAAATLLGYAEREVMGHKISESRAADCLYIDEGTQTQSFRSAPFKRQTTLAEVMVDRPLRLRLQLQAESVNSRHTRASCAFAFLCGHTFHRREFAAHVRNVHSDIQTCLSGWFEQRCPLAYLGCTYSQRRFQPSTQKATVTYNQQLRIFNLRPTLVDGGGCAEGGEGSLSSLPYEVLCHMASFLDSLSLSQLALVSRLMRQVCSSLLQDRGMVTLRWERATNSHGGARWRAKPVWEFSQLFSSVDSWHMSDIPPMSAHLKVCPHYETCVRSEPVPLPSMSDKQRCTQEERMSLVNLFRGNRW, encoded by the exons ATG AGTCATCGCTCTCGAGCGTCCAGGGTGCAGCAGCATGTCCACTGTGACTCCTGCTACAGCCGGCGCTGCAGGGCCCGGGTGGAGGTCTCTGTGTGCTGTGCAGTCATCCCCTGCCGCCTGCACTGTGGAGCTCTCTTCCACCTGTGCAAAGAGGAGGATCACCTGCTGCTCTGCCCTAATGTGAGGGTGCCGTGCCTCAGTGCTGGGTATGGCTGCCCGGTCCAGCTGCCCCGCTCCTCACAGGCCGCTCACCTCCAGGTGTGTCCGGCCAGCGTGGTGTGCTGCTCCATGGAGTGGCTCCGCTGGCCAACCGACgacacaaacccacacagcaACATAACCCTGCAGGAGAATGTGCTGAAGGATAACGAGGGGCAGGGGGAGGCTCTGGATGTGGCCATTGCACTGGCTGATCAGTCAGAGCTCTATAGCCGTCTGAAAATGAGGCCTCTCTATCCAgagcagatggaggaagaagaagaggaggaaataagggaggaaaagaaagaggaggcgGCAATGGGAGAGTTTGTCAATAGTTTCACAAACAATGATGCCAATAAAG CAGAAAACAGTTCCTGCAGCCAAAATGTCCCAGAGACTGAACAGAACAGCGTCGGGCCCGTCCTCAGCAAAGAGAAATACAACCTGTGTGATATGATGTTCAGCATGGAGAGAGGAGGCTGTGCTGTCGCTCAGGAAAACCTGGGTAATCCCAAACAAAACCCAAAACCTGGTGAGAAGATTAAGGCCCAGAGTGCGGAAGATTTAAAGGAGGCTGAGACGCAGGACAGCGGGGTGACGGGGTTGGCCCCGTGGCAGGAGGGTGTGATGGAGCGTTTGGGGCAGGAGCTCACGCCGCAGGAGTACAACATGTATGTGGTGCATCATGGACGCATACTGCTCGCCTTCGGAAAAATCCAGGCCTGCACACCAAGGGAGAAAGATTTCGTCTATGGCAGCCTGGAGCCTATTCCTGTCCAGACACTACACTCTTTTAAG ATCCCAGACAGCTATCACTACAGGAGTCGGGTTCATCTGTACGACACGACTATAAGGGCTCCGACTGAGCCACGTGGCGTGGACACATCAGACCTCGGTGTAAACGAGGAGGACTGGTTCAGTGACGAAGCCGCAGCTACGCTGCTGGGATACGCTGAGAGAGAGGTCATGGGTCACAAG ATCAGCGAGTCCAGGGCAGCCGACTGCCTCTATATTGACGAGGGAACGCAGACACAATCGTTTCGCTCTGCACCATTCAAACGGCAGACGACCCTAGCGGAGGTGATGGTGGACAGGCCGCTGAGGCTTCGTCTGCAGCTGCAGGCAGAGAGCGTGAACAGCAGGCACACCAGAGCCAGCTGCGCCTTCGCCTTCCTCTGCGGGCACACCTTCCACCGAAGAGAGTTCGCTGCACATGTCAG GAACGTCCACAGTGACATCCAGACATGTCTGAGTGGATGGTTCGAGCAGAGATGCCCTCTAGCATATCTGGGCTGCACCTACAGCCAGAGGAGGTTTCAACCGTCCACACAAAAGGCCACCGTCACCTACAA TCAGCAGCTGAGGATCTTCAACTTGCGACCGACCCTCGTAGATGGAGGAGGTTGTGCAGAAGGAGGGGAGGGGTCTCTGAGCTCGCTGCCCTACGAGGTGTTGTGCCACATGGCCAGTTTCCTGGacagtctgtccctgtctcaGCTGGCTCTGGTGTCTCGGCTCATGAGGCAGGtgtgctcctctctgctgcaggacaGAGGGATGGTCACCCTCCGCTGGGAGAGAGCCACCAACTCACATGGAGGAGCCAGGTGGAGGGCCAAACCT GTCTGGGAGTTCAGCCAACTCTTCTCCTCGGTGGACTCGTGGCACATGTCCGACATCCCTCCAATGTCTGCTCATCTAAAAGTCTGTCCACACTATGAGACCTGTGTGCGCAGCGAGCCTGTCCCCCTCCCCAGCATGAGTGACAAACAGAGGTGCACCCAGGAAGAGAGAATGAGTCTCGTCAACCTcttcagaggaaacagatggtag
- the liat1 gene encoding protein LIAT1 isoform X1, whose amino-acid sequence MPEHKDCTRLQSNSHCDSEKNRKKKKKKKRKRTAASITSPENTRQEKPHTVPLHPETLPVSLLTPQSPAQPRAPLPKLTATGKNSGEQFAGSGWRSKKHPKNSPAPLRAANKPSGSGAPAVSELSTQARESLRWEGGLEDPQAEEKRLELYRANRRQRYITHRDTELKESQDALRQILPKVHGEKKALTESFHQETASLQRLSTHLSIEANHI is encoded by the exons atGCCGGAACACAAAGACTGTACACGGCTCCAGTCAAACAGTCACTGTGACAGCGagaagaacaggaagaagaagaagaagaagaaaaggaagagaacCGCTGCTTCCATCACTTCTCCAGAAAACACACGTCAAG AGAAACCTCACACTGTGCCTTTGCATCCTGAGACCCTGCCAGTTTCTCTGCTGACCCCTCAGAGTCCCGCTCAGCCCCGAGCCCCGCTGCCCAAGCTCACAGCTACAGGTAAGAATAGTGGAGAACAGTTCGCTGGCAGCGGCTGGAGGAGCAAAAAACACCCTAAGAATTCACCAGCCCCCCTGAGGGCAGCAAACAAACCCAGCGGCAGTGGAGCTCCAGCAGTGTCAGAGCTCAGCACCCAGGCCAGGGAGAGCCTGAGGTGGGAGGGAGGACTGGAGGACCCCCAGGCTGAGGAGAAGAGGCTGGAGCTGTACAGGGCCAACAGGCGGCAGCgttacatcacacacagagacactgagttGAAAGAAAGCCAGGATGCACTGAGACAGATTCTTCCTAAAGTGCACGGTGAGAAAAAGGCTTTGACTGAATCTTTCCATCAGGAGACTGCATCATTACAGCGATTGAGCACACACTTAAGTATAGAGGCAAACCACATTTAA
- the liat1 gene encoding protein LIAT1 isoform X2, which translates to MPEHKDCTRLQSNSHCDSEKNRKKKKKKKRKRTAASITSPENTRQEKPHTVPLHPETLPVSLLTPQSPAQPRAPLPKLTATGKNSGEQFAGSGWRSKKHPKNSPAPLRAANKPSGSGAPAVSELSTQARESLRWEGGLEDPQAEEKRLELYRANRRQRYITHRDTELKESQDALRQILPKVHDPSRPHSPPPSSRTV; encoded by the exons atGCCGGAACACAAAGACTGTACACGGCTCCAGTCAAACAGTCACTGTGACAGCGagaagaacaggaagaagaagaagaagaagaaaaggaagagaacCGCTGCTTCCATCACTTCTCCAGAAAACACACGTCAAG AGAAACCTCACACTGTGCCTTTGCATCCTGAGACCCTGCCAGTTTCTCTGCTGACCCCTCAGAGTCCCGCTCAGCCCCGAGCCCCGCTGCCCAAGCTCACAGCTACAGGTAAGAATAGTGGAGAACAGTTCGCTGGCAGCGGCTGGAGGAGCAAAAAACACCCTAAGAATTCACCAGCCCCCCTGAGGGCAGCAAACAAACCCAGCGGCAGTGGAGCTCCAGCAGTGTCAGAGCTCAGCACCCAGGCCAGGGAGAGCCTGAGGTGGGAGGGAGGACTGGAGGACCCCCAGGCTGAGGAGAAGAGGCTGGAGCTGTACAGGGCCAACAGGCGGCAGCgttacatcacacacagagacactgagttGAAAGAAAGCCAGGATGCACTGAGACAGATTCTTCCTAAAGTGCACG ATCCAAGTCGTCCACACTCACCTCCTCCGAGCAGCAGAACAGTGTGA